The region GGGCCAGAGCATACAGGTGCTCCAATCCTCCCTGTGGCTGTACATCCACCCAGCCGATAGCCCCCACCCAGCTGCCCACATTCCCGCCCATGTCTACCTGTCGGGCACGGGCAGAGGCAACCGCACCCTGCTGCTCCAGCGCAATATAGAGGTTGTGCGGGGTGGCTGGCACACCTTCCCTCTCACCAACACCCTGCAGGCCTTCCTGGACGGTGACCAGCGGCACCTTCGGCTGGAGGTGCGCTGCGGCAATGGAGACCGCAACCTGTGCGACCGTGGCACAGCTGCTGACACTCCCCAGCAGCCCTTCCTGGTGGCACAGGTGCGTCTCCGTGACAACGACTCTAAGCACGCCCTGAGCAAGCGCTCACTGCGTTGCGGTGACGACGTCAGCGTTTGCTGCAAGAAGGACTTCTACATCAAGTTTCGTGACATCCAGTGGCAGGACTGGATCATCGCACCCGAGGGCTACCACATGAACTACTGTATAGGCCAGTGCCCGCAGCACCTGGCTGGCTCGCCGGGCATTGCTTCCTCCTTCCACGCCACCGTGTTCAGCCAGCTGAAAGCCAATGGCATCCACACGaccctctcctcctgctgcgTGCCCATCCAGAGGCGGCCACTCTCCATGGTCTACTTCAACTCTCAGCACAGCATCGTAAAGACCGATGTCCCCGACATGATCGTGGAGTCCTGTGGGTGCACATAAACAGCAATGGCATGACAGAGTCACATCCATGTGAATCATGCAGAAAGCACTTTTACCATAAAGATTTCTGAGCTATATTATGTTCTGAGATATGTTTGTGAttatgacacacatgcatgcacccagATACATCATATGTTGTTATAGTATGAAGCAATGCTATTTATCAGTAGTTTAAAGTTTTAagccaaattaaattaaaactattGTAGTGATTATATGATATTttctgattttatatatatgatatattaaTCTCTGCCTTTACACTGTACCTCAGTTTTTGGCCGAGGTCACTGGCCTGACCTCTCTCTGGTTACCCAATGAGGTGGGTAAATATTTAGTTATTGCCACATGCTCAAGTGAAGGTCTAAAAAACGACATGATGGTAAATGAGAATATGTGACATGCTCATGTGTGATTGATTTTAAAGCTCTGGAGGAAGATAAATGACATTGTCTAAGCCTGCATATTCAAGCAAAACATGATGTACATCCCACTAAAATTATCAATgctttcactgttttgtttacatttagcAGTAGAAAACATAGAGTGTCTTTACGATCTTTACAATGCTGCGTTATTTTATTTAGGTGCATGTTAAGTTAAAGACTTTTTCTTTTAGACatgttgcttttatttaaaatagtttCTTTTTGGCGAAGGCAGTTTGCTCAGAATTTCTGCAAAACAAAAGCTTTATCATCAACACAGAAAGACCAACACTTCCCCAAGGTCCTCCCAAAGATATGTCTTTTGATTGACTGTTTCTTAAACACTTCCTTTGCTGAAATATATTATAACAAATTAAGACTGCACCCATATCAGGGATATGGCATCATAGTTTGCTTCATTTTCCACGTTTACAGTCTATTGATTTCAGGGTCATGGTCTCAGTAACAGAACAAAGTCT is a window of Electrophorus electricus isolate fEleEle1 chromosome 3, fEleEle1.pri, whole genome shotgun sequence DNA encoding:
- the LOC113577990 gene encoding inhibin beta B chain, encoding MFSLSVSVVSLCSTTWIYLCAERPHGGLLPTLLSVLLLLSALVLEGMGAVTTAGSTGCATCPLPKGSEERFLTEIAKKQILSKLHLRERPNITQTVPRAALLTALRKLHAGRGRHDGTLELNTDARDQAYEIVNFADMDDVDSRGIDSSMSFQFLQEQGQSIQVLQSSLWLYIHPADSPHPAAHIPAHVYLSGTGRGNRTLLLQRNIEVVRGGWHTFPLTNTLQAFLDGDQRHLRLEVRCGNGDRNLCDRGTAADTPQQPFLVAQVRLRDNDSKHALSKRSLRCGDDVSVCCKKDFYIKFRDIQWQDWIIAPEGYHMNYCIGQCPQHLAGSPGIASSFHATVFSQLKANGIHTTLSSCCVPIQRRPLSMVYFNSQHSIVKTDVPDMIVESCGCT